From a single Flavobacterium sp. genomic region:
- the der gene encoding ribosome biogenesis GTPase Der: MNNIVAIVGRPNVGKSTFFNRLIQRREAIVDSVSGVTRDRNYGKSEWNGKEFSVIDTGGYIKGSDDIFEAEIRRQVELAIDEADAIIFVVDVEEGITPMDDEVAKLLRKVTKPVLLVVNKVDNAMREKDAIEFYNLGLGEYYSISGMSGSGTGELLDKLVEVLPEMPEVSEEVEPLPRFCVVGRPNAGKSSFINALIGEDRFVVTDIAGTTRDAIDTKYNRFGFEFNLVDTAGIRRKAKVKEDLEFYSVMRSVRAIEHSDVCLLVIDATRGFEGQDQSIFWLAEKNRKGVVILVNKWDLVEKDTMSTRDYERKIREELQPFTDVPILFVSALTKQRLLKALETAVEVFENRKQRISTSKFNELMLPIIEATPPPALKGKYVKIKYCMQLPTPTPQFVFFANLPQYVKDPYKRFIENKLREQYNFSGVPIDIYFRQK, translated from the coding sequence ATGAATAATATTGTTGCCATTGTAGGAAGACCAAATGTTGGAAAATCCACATTTTTTAACCGTTTAATTCAGCGAAGAGAAGCTATTGTTGACTCGGTAAGCGGTGTTACTCGTGATAGAAATTATGGAAAAAGTGAGTGGAACGGAAAGGAGTTTTCTGTAATTGATACGGGAGGTTATATCAAAGGATCGGACGATATTTTTGAAGCGGAAATTCGTCGTCAAGTAGAATTAGCTATTGATGAAGCAGATGCTATTATTTTTGTGGTGGATGTAGAAGAAGGCATTACTCCAATGGATGATGAAGTGGCTAAATTGCTAAGAAAAGTTACAAAACCCGTTTTATTAGTAGTAAATAAGGTAGATAATGCAATGCGTGAAAAAGACGCTATTGAGTTTTATAATTTAGGATTAGGAGAATACTATTCGATTTCAGGAATGAGCGGAAGCGGAACAGGAGAACTTTTAGACAAATTAGTCGAAGTATTACCTGAAATGCCAGAAGTATCTGAAGAAGTAGAACCTTTACCACGTTTTTGTGTTGTTGGAAGACCAAATGCAGGAAAATCGTCGTTCATCAACGCTTTAATTGGCGAAGATAGATTTGTGGTAACCGACATTGCTGGAACTACTCGTGATGCAATTGATACGAAATACAACCGTTTTGGATTTGAATTCAACTTGGTAGATACGGCTGGAATTAGACGTAAAGCGAAAGTAAAAGAAGATTTAGAGTTTTACTCTGTAATGCGTTCGGTTAGAGCTATTGAACATAGTGATGTTTGTTTATTGGTTATTGATGCTACTCGTGGATTTGAAGGACAAGACCAAAGTATTTTTTGGTTAGCTGAGAAAAACCGTAAAGGTGTTGTAATCTTAGTAAACAAATGGGATTTGGTGGAAAAAGACACCATGAGTACTCGTGATTACGAACGTAAGATTAGAGAAGAATTACAACCATTTACCGATGTGCCTATTCTTTTTGTTTCAGCTTTAACCAAACAACGTTTATTAAAAGCATTAGAAACTGCAGTGGAAGTTTTTGAAAACAGAAAACAACGTATTTCAACTTCAAAATTCAACGAGTTGATGTTGCCAATTATTGAAGCAACGCCACCACCCGCTTTGAAAGGAAAATATGTAAAAATTAAATATTGTATGCAGTTGCCAACACCAACGCCTCAGTTTGTATTTTTTGCCAACTTACCGCAATATGTAAAAGATCCTTACAAACGTTTTATTGAAAATAAATTGAGAGAACAATACAATTTTAGCGGCGTTCCAATTGACATTTATTTCAGACAGAAATAG
- the era gene encoding GTPase Era, giving the protein MHKAGYVNIIGNPNVGKSTLMNAFVGERLSIITSKAQTTRHRILGIVNGDDFQVLFSDTPGIIKPAYELQNSMMDFVKSAFEDADILVYMVEIGEKELKDEAFFNKIIHSKIPVLLLLNKIDKSNQEQLEEQVQAWKEKVPNAELFPISALENFNVQTVFDRIIELLPVSPAFYPKDALTDKPERFFVNETIREKILLNYDKEIPYAVEIETEEFIEDDNIIRIRAVIMVERDTQKGIIIGHKGAALKRVGIQAREDLEKFFGKQIHLATYVKVNKDWRSSAYQLKRFGYNQK; this is encoded by the coding sequence ATGCATAAAGCAGGCTATGTCAACATAATTGGTAACCCGAATGTAGGAAAATCAACTCTTATGAATGCGTTTGTAGGTGAGCGTCTTTCCATTATCACATCGAAAGCACAAACTACAAGACATCGTATTCTAGGAATTGTAAATGGAGATGATTTTCAAGTTTTATTTTCAGATACGCCAGGAATTATAAAACCTGCGTATGAATTGCAAAATTCGATGATGGATTTTGTGAAATCGGCTTTTGAAGATGCTGACATTTTAGTGTATATGGTTGAGATTGGCGAAAAAGAATTAAAAGATGAAGCGTTTTTTAATAAAATTATCCATTCTAAAATCCCAGTTTTGTTGTTATTAAACAAAATTGATAAATCCAACCAAGAACAATTAGAAGAACAAGTACAAGCCTGGAAAGAAAAAGTACCTAATGCAGAACTTTTTCCTATTTCGGCTTTAGAGAATTTTAATGTACAAACCGTTTTTGATAGAATTATCGAATTACTTCCGGTTTCTCCAGCATTTTATCCTAAAGATGCGTTAACCGATAAACCCGAACGTTTCTTTGTTAACGAAACCATTCGTGAGAAAATCTTGTTGAATTACGATAAAGAAATTCCATATGCCGTAGAAATTGAAACGGAAGAATTTATTGAAGACGATAACATTATTAGAATTCGTGCCGTGATTATGGTGGAACGCGATACTCAAAAAGGAATTATCATTGGTCACAAAGGTGCTGCTTTGAAACGTGTTGGAATTCAAGCAAGAGAAGATTTAGAAAAATTCTTTGGCAAACAAATTCACTTGGCTACTTACGTTAAAGTAAATAAAGATTGGAGAAGCAGTGCATACCAATTAAAACGTTTTGGGTATAACCAGAAGTAA